TGCATCAGACGCTCGCAAAAGCTGGCTTCGGTTGTACGAATCGCAGAACTAATCAACCGCTTTACCTGTTTGGGACTGGGAAGCTCCAGTTTCAGCTCTCGAAAACGTTGGTACACAATGGCTTCAAGGTGTGATTCTTGTCGATCATATATCAGAACCTGTTTGTTGAGACAACCAATCTTTCATGGCTTCAGCATCTTTCAAGGTGGACTCTTGGAATCCGAAGAATTCTCGAATTTCAATGCGATGACGAGCGCCGCTGCGTCCTTGATGGCTGTAGTCTTGTAGCAGTCTGGGCGAGAGGTCGAGTTGGGCTGCCAGGTAGGAAATGACCGCTTTCGGAATCTCTTGACGACTGCGAGGAAAGCGAGCTTCATGCTGGAAGAACTTGAGCCACACGGCATACCCCAGTTGGTTTGCCCCCACTTTTGTTTCCAGTAATGCCACTTCATCCAACAGTAGCGTGAATTGTTCAACTAACTCTTCAGGTGTCCACTGCCGCTTCATACTCGTTTCCCCTCACACAATTGATTCAGGCAATAGTAGACCTCT
This genomic window from Coleofasciculus sp. FACHB-1120 contains:
- a CDS encoding DUF4158 domain-containing protein, which gives rise to MKRQWTPEELVEQFTLLLDEVALLETKVGANQLGYAVWLKFFQHEARFPRSRQEIPKAVISYLAAQLDLSPRLLQDYSHQGRSGARHRIEIREFFGFQESTLKDAEAMKDWLSQQTGSDI